The following are encoded together in the Gemmatimonadota bacterium genome:
- a CDS encoding NAD-dependent epimerase/dehydratase family protein, whose product MIPASVPSAPLAAPRTEEELEERLSRPNAAVVEALRHSPGDVVVVGAGGKMGPSLTAMLRRAADALGDGRRIFAVSRWGSAKDAARLEAMGIEVVRADLLDPDAVDALPDAPNVVFMAGQKFGTRDAPSLTWMTNTVVPAYVARRYRHARIVAFSTGNVYGLSPVDGTGSREDDPLAPVGEYAASCVGRERVFEDAATRWGTRVTIIRLNYAVDLRYGVLVDLARRILADEAVDLGMGYVNCIWQGDANAMALAALAAAATPPFVLNVTGAERLSVRALALELGLLLGRTPTFTNAEAPDALLSDTRRAQSLVGLPEIDGHTLAAWVAEWLRLGGRTLGKPTRFERRDGTF is encoded by the coding sequence TTGATACCCGCCTCCGTCCCTTCCGCCCCCCTCGCCGCTCCGCGGACCGAGGAGGAACTCGAGGAACGACTCAGCCGCCCCAACGCGGCGGTCGTCGAGGCACTGCGCCATTCGCCTGGCGACGTCGTGGTCGTCGGGGCCGGAGGGAAGATGGGACCGTCGCTCACGGCGATGCTGCGGCGCGCCGCCGATGCGCTGGGCGACGGGCGCCGGATCTTCGCGGTGTCTCGATGGGGGAGCGCAAAGGATGCCGCCCGGCTTGAGGCCATGGGGATCGAGGTCGTGCGCGCCGACCTGCTCGACCCCGACGCCGTCGACGCCCTCCCCGACGCCCCGAACGTCGTCTTCATGGCGGGGCAGAAATTCGGGACGCGCGATGCCCCGTCGCTCACCTGGATGACCAACACGGTCGTCCCCGCGTACGTGGCCCGTCGCTATCGGCACGCACGCATCGTCGCCTTCTCCACCGGCAACGTGTACGGGCTCTCCCCGGTCGACGGCACCGGATCACGCGAGGACGATCCGCTCGCGCCCGTTGGGGAGTACGCCGCATCGTGCGTGGGACGCGAGCGCGTCTTCGAGGATGCGGCCACGCGCTGGGGGACCCGTGTCACCATCATCCGCCTGAACTACGCCGTCGACCTGCGCTACGGCGTCCTGGTTGACCTCGCGCGCCGCATCCTCGCCGACGAGGCGGTCGACCTCGGGATGGGCTACGTGAACTGCATCTGGCAGGGTGATGCGAACGCGATGGCCCTCGCCGCCCTCGCCGCGGCCGCCACTCCGCCGTTCGTCCTCAATGTCACGGGGGCGGAGCGACTGTCGGTGCGAGCGCTGGCGCTCGAGCTGGGGCTTCTGCTGGGGCGAACGCCGACGTTCACCAACGCCGAAGCACCCGACGCCCTCCTCAGCGACACGCGCCGTGCGCAGTCGCTCGTTGGCCTCCCCGAGATCGACGGGCACACGCTCGCCGCCTGGGTCGCCGAATGGCTGCGACTCGGCGGCCGCACGTTAGGCAAGCCCACCCGCTTCGAACGACGCGACGGCACCTTCTGA
- a CDS encoding mechanosensitive ion channel family protein — protein MPQSLAALDRQFLGNPLDAWLTAALIAVAVGLALYAIKHLVGRRLAALALRTETELDDVASDLLKRTRFYFILALAIRAGSPALDLPAIAREAIQDVTSIAVLLQLAVWGNGLIAFWLRKWSRSRTGDEQATSATLKAIGVIARGVLWTVVALLALKNVWDFDISALITGLGVGGIAIALAVQNILGDVFAALSIVLDKPFDVGDTIAVDTATGTVENIGLKTTRVRAVGGEQIIFSNADLLKSRVRNLKRMEQRRVLFNIGITYDTPPDLVARIPAMVKAIVEAIPHTRFDRAHFARYMDSSLEFEVVYFVTTNDYLIYMDTQQQVNLELLQRFNAEGIQFAFPTRRVIHTTTDAAPVTDATRVGGDAAAG, from the coding sequence ATGCCCCAGTCTCTCGCCGCTCTCGATCGCCAGTTCCTCGGCAATCCGCTCGACGCCTGGCTGACCGCGGCGCTCATCGCCGTCGCGGTCGGTCTCGCCCTGTACGCCATCAAGCACCTCGTCGGCCGACGACTCGCCGCCCTCGCGCTGCGCACCGAGACCGAACTCGACGACGTGGCCTCCGATCTCCTCAAGCGGACGCGCTTCTATTTCATCCTGGCGCTCGCGATTCGCGCCGGTTCCCCCGCGCTCGATCTGCCGGCGATTGCCCGGGAGGCCATCCAGGACGTCACCAGCATCGCCGTCCTGCTGCAGCTGGCCGTGTGGGGCAACGGGCTCATCGCCTTCTGGCTGCGCAAGTGGTCGCGCTCGCGTACGGGCGATGAGCAGGCGACCTCCGCCACCCTCAAGGCGATCGGTGTCATCGCCCGCGGCGTGCTATGGACCGTCGTCGCCCTGCTCGCGCTCAAGAACGTCTGGGACTTCGACATCTCCGCGCTCATCACGGGGCTCGGGGTCGGCGGCATCGCCATCGCCCTCGCCGTGCAGAACATCCTCGGCGACGTCTTCGCCGCCCTCTCCATCGTCCTCGACAAACCGTTCGATGTGGGCGACACCATCGCCGTCGACACGGCCACCGGGACGGTCGAGAACATCGGGCTCAAGACGACGCGCGTGCGTGCCGTGGGGGGCGAACAGATCATCTTCTCCAACGCCGACCTGCTCAAGTCACGCGTGCGCAATCTCAAGCGCATGGAGCAACGGCGCGTCCTCTTCAACATCGGGATCACCTACGACACGCCGCCCGACCTCGTGGCCCGGATTCCCGCCATGGTCAAGGCGATCGTCGAGGCGATCCCGCACACGCGCTTCGACCGCGCGCACTTCGCGCGTTACATGGACTCGTCGCTGGAGTTCGAGGTGGTCTACTTCGTGACGACGAACGACTACCTCATCTACATGGACACGCAACAGCAGGTCAACCTCGAACTGCTGCAGCGCTTCAATGCCGAAGGGATCCAGTTCGCCTTCCCGACGCGCCGGGTGATCCACACCACGACTGATGCCGCGCCCGTGACGGACGCGACGCGCGTCGGCGGAGATGCAGCAGCGGGTTAG
- a CDS encoding PepSY domain-containing protein yields MAPAFNPRLLSRKAHRWGAIAVALPFLVVIATGILLQLKKNWSWVQPVESRGKGSVPQVEFARLLSIAQAVPEAGVRSWADIDRIDVRPGKGILKITSQSRWELQVDSESGAVLHSAYRRSDWLESLHDGSWFHPLAKLWLFLPSGIVVFGLWLTGIYLWLLPYQTRRKRATLAAADAAGEASRSGARRTAG; encoded by the coding sequence GTGGCACCTGCTTTCAATCCCCGACTCCTCTCGCGCAAGGCGCATCGCTGGGGGGCCATCGCCGTCGCGCTCCCCTTTCTCGTGGTGATCGCCACCGGGATCCTTCTGCAGCTCAAGAAGAACTGGAGCTGGGTGCAGCCGGTGGAGTCGCGGGGAAAGGGATCGGTGCCACAGGTCGAGTTCGCGCGACTGCTCAGCATCGCGCAGGCGGTCCCCGAGGCAGGGGTACGGAGCTGGGCCGACATCGACCGCATCGACGTGCGCCCCGGCAAGGGGATCCTCAAGATCACCAGCCAGTCGCGCTGGGAGCTGCAGGTGGATTCCGAGAGTGGCGCCGTCCTGCACAGCGCCTATCGGCGCTCTGACTGGTTGGAGTCGCTGCACGACGGCTCGTGGTTCCACCCACTGGCCAAGCTCTGGCTCTTTCTCCCGTCAGGCATCGTCGTCTTCGGCTTGTGGCTGACGGGGATCTACCTCTGGCTCCTCCCCTACCAGACCCGCCGCAAGCGCGCCACGCTCGCGGCGGCCGACGCCGCGGGGGAGGCCTCACGCTCGGGAGCCAGGCGCACGGCGGGATAG
- a CDS encoding dihydrodipicolinate synthase family protein, translated as MSPSPLRTHLLAGQVVPAHPLALTAARTLDERRQRALTRYYIDAGAGGVAVGVHTTQFAIRQHGMLRDVLALGVESAREWLTRAPRPFTLVAGVVGGRAQALGEAELARTLGYDAVLLSLAGHDAALHEELLAHCRAVAEVMPVIGFYLQPAVGGRRLDHRFWRAFAEIPEVVAIKIAPFNRYQTIDVVRALAESGRDDIALYTGNDDNIVADLLTPFGFASGDARVTRHIVGGLLGQWAVWTRRAVQLLDELRAVRAEAAGSPTASSGAREYRSMLARGVALTDANAAVFDVANNFAGCIAGIHEVLRRQGLLAGTWCLDPREGLSPGQSAELDRVMTAYPELLDDDFVAAGRDRWLG; from the coding sequence ATGTCGCCCAGCCCGCTGCGCACCCACTTGCTCGCCGGCCAGGTCGTCCCGGCGCATCCGCTGGCCCTCACCGCCGCGCGCACGCTCGACGAGCGCCGACAGCGCGCCCTCACGCGCTACTACATCGACGCCGGCGCCGGTGGCGTCGCGGTCGGGGTGCACACCACGCAGTTCGCCATCCGGCAGCACGGCATGCTGCGCGACGTCCTCGCCCTCGGCGTCGAGAGCGCCCGCGAGTGGCTGACGCGCGCACCGCGCCCCTTCACGTTGGTGGCCGGGGTCGTCGGGGGACGCGCGCAGGCGCTTGGCGAGGCCGAACTGGCACGCACGCTCGGCTACGATGCCGTCCTCCTCTCCCTCGCCGGGCACGACGCGGCGTTGCACGAGGAGCTGCTGGCGCACTGCCGCGCCGTGGCCGAGGTGATGCCGGTGATCGGCTTCTACCTGCAGCCGGCCGTTGGAGGGCGACGCCTCGACCATCGCTTCTGGCGCGCCTTCGCCGAGATCCCCGAGGTGGTGGCCATCAAGATCGCGCCATTCAATCGATACCAGACGATCGACGTCGTGCGGGCCCTGGCCGAATCGGGGCGCGACGATATCGCGCTGTACACCGGCAACGACGACAACATCGTCGCCGACCTGCTCACGCCGTTTGGCTTCGCCAGCGGCGACGCGCGAGTCACGCGCCACATCGTCGGCGGACTGTTGGGACAGTGGGCCGTGTGGACCCGGCGCGCCGTGCAGCTGCTGGACGAACTCCGCGCAGTGCGCGCCGAGGCCGCGGGATCGCCGACCGCGTCGTCCGGCGCTCGCGAGTACCGCTCGATGCTTGCGCGCGGCGTCGCGCTCACCGACGCGAACGCCGCGGTGTTCGACGTCGCCAACAACTTCGCCGGATGCATCGCCGGAATTCACGAGGTGCTGCGACGCCAGGGACTCCTGGCAGGGACGTGGTGCCTCGACCCGCGCGAAGGGCTCTCGCCCGGTCAGTCCGCCGAGCTCGATCGGGTCATGACGGCCTATCCCGAACTTCTCGACGACGACTTCGTCGCTGCCGGACGCGATCGCTGGCTGGGCTGA
- a CDS encoding SufE family protein — protein sequence MTSPSPAVPPRIEQVLRRFASLGREEKMAALVSYARKLEPLPERFQSLPDDGYTVPECQTPMRLFPEFRDGTLHFYADINARQSPTVAAFLSIVFGAVNGEPPATTLAIPADFVRTVMQSLGLGTREVGLEAIVTRLKYHAREAAGRTT from the coding sequence ATGACGTCACCGTCCCCGGCCGTGCCGCCCCGCATCGAGCAGGTCCTTCGTCGCTTCGCCTCGCTCGGGCGCGAGGAGAAGATGGCGGCGCTCGTGTCGTACGCTCGAAAGCTCGAGCCGCTCCCCGAGCGCTTCCAATCGCTCCCTGACGACGGCTATACCGTACCCGAGTGCCAGACCCCGATGCGCCTCTTTCCCGAGTTCCGGGACGGGACGCTGCACTTCTACGCCGACATCAACGCGCGCCAGTCGCCGACGGTCGCGGCCTTCCTGAGCATCGTGTTCGGCGCGGTCAACGGCGAACCGCCCGCGACGACGCTGGCCATCCCCGCCGACTTCGTCCGCACCGTGATGCAGAGTCTCGGGCTGGGGACGCGCGAGGTGGGGCTCGAAGCGATCGTCACGCGCCTCAAGTACCATGCGCGCGAGGCAGCCGGGCGCACGACCTAA
- a CDS encoding CDGSH iron-sulfur domain-containing protein produces MSTFTIKIRENGSLGITPEDAANLQLLDHNGVPIPLPAGKGVSLCRCGASKRKPFCDASHKLIGFDGTLAPIAAVPPAPAAPPSEAPPAA; encoded by the coding sequence ATGTCGACCTTTACGATCAAGATTCGCGAGAACGGCTCCCTGGGGATCACCCCCGAGGACGCCGCCAACCTGCAACTGCTCGACCACAACGGGGTCCCCATCCCCCTCCCCGCCGGCAAGGGTGTGTCGCTCTGCCGATGCGGCGCCTCCAAGCGCAAGCCGTTTTGCGATGCGTCGCACAAGCTGATCGGCTTCGACGGGACGCTCGCTCCCATCGCCGCCGTCCCCCCGGCCCCGGCTGCCCCGCCGTCGGAGGCACCGCCAGCCGCTTGA
- a CDS encoding TonB-dependent receptor, with translation MLTPTLAQAQGTGMLSGVVTDRASGAPINGARVQVVGEASLGANSDDNGRYFVRGIPTGQRTVRVTRIGFRPEAQTVTIAANDTLKLNFAIAASAVELQQVVVTGTGGAVEKRKMGASIGTMDVAAQQDIMPVTNFTQVLANKVTGVRSVGVGGGVGGGQDLRIRGVSSFSLNQRPVIYIDGVRVDSRGTEWTTATGMAATACCSFSGGNSADRLSDLNPNDIERVEVLKGAAAATLYGSEATNGVIQVFTKKGRGEGRTQWNLGLGTGYNRLRENLPTKTFPRFTGPDGTRAKDANGLIENGPFSSFDVSGQGGTTRSTYFVSALGSKEVGSIQPNDQVKGNLRANVTFVPTDKWTVEVRSAYTRNVINELQAGNNWTALLGNAMNGNPRTASATRPYGEAWVPVKDIQSMETKSDADRWTGGVTLSYAFNPNFTHRVILGTDAVNEQKSRFFPYAGLFGPAGVTNGQRNIGLRNYRTTTVDYLGTLNYKLPFNVESNLSFGGQGFWESQRLNIAVGNNFPGPGVSTVAAAALTSGGEAFTEIINLGLLAQNRFAWNDRLFVTLGLRMDGNSAFGADYGFQKYPKADVSYDLSKHEGLLPNVFSAFRVRGAIGKAGKMPGPFDSFQSYGSQPVYESVPGIVPLNPGNVNLRPELTTEREFGFELGLWQDRVGIEASQYYSKTEDAIVPKFFAPSQGFNQAQRVNIGAMENRGWEASIKYLVISRAKFDWTTGINADGNKNKVLDLGGVTLAGNAVRVGYPVQGVWGQKPNGYSVVTTGANCGGLAPVNSYGCPTTTRTTAQEYFGPPLPTFNGSWSNTIRYKSLSLYGLLSMERGAWFNNGDRPYRIRQGGSDEYLGALGPNGERTFKSDSIFQWSSILTHFDKRDNVRIRELSLTWQVPERLSTMLKTGRTSVSLAGQNLMWWDDCNCVDPNMNWAGADSFTIGSGFLAQPSPRQYRLQIRTRF, from the coding sequence GTGCTCACTCCGACACTCGCGCAGGCCCAGGGGACGGGCATGCTCAGTGGTGTCGTCACCGATCGCGCCTCGGGCGCGCCGATCAACGGCGCGCGCGTGCAGGTTGTGGGCGAAGCCTCGCTCGGCGCCAATTCGGATGACAACGGGCGTTACTTCGTCCGCGGCATTCCGACGGGACAGCGCACCGTGCGCGTGACGCGCATCGGTTTCCGTCCGGAAGCGCAGACCGTGACCATCGCGGCAAACGATACGTTGAAGCTGAACTTCGCCATCGCGGCGTCGGCGGTCGAACTGCAGCAGGTCGTCGTCACCGGGACCGGTGGCGCCGTCGAGAAGCGAAAGATGGGCGCTTCGATCGGCACGATGGACGTGGCGGCGCAACAGGACATCATGCCGGTCACGAACTTCACGCAAGTGCTGGCCAACAAGGTCACCGGCGTGCGCTCGGTCGGCGTGGGCGGTGGTGTAGGCGGCGGACAGGACCTCCGCATTCGCGGTGTGTCCTCCTTCTCGCTCAACCAGCGTCCCGTCATCTATATCGACGGTGTGCGCGTCGACTCGCGCGGGACCGAGTGGACCACGGCGACGGGCATGGCGGCGACCGCCTGCTGCTCGTTCTCCGGTGGCAACTCGGCCGACCGCTTGAGTGACCTCAATCCGAACGACATCGAGCGTGTCGAGGTGCTCAAGGGCGCCGCGGCCGCGACGCTGTATGGATCAGAAGCCACCAACGGCGTCATCCAGGTCTTCACCAAGAAGGGCCGTGGTGAAGGACGCACGCAGTGGAACCTCGGGCTGGGCACTGGCTACAACCGCCTACGCGAGAACCTGCCGACCAAGACCTTCCCCCGCTTTACCGGGCCGGATGGAACGCGCGCGAAGGACGCCAACGGCCTCATCGAGAACGGGCCATTCAGCTCCTTCGACGTCAGCGGACAGGGCGGGACGACGCGCTCGACGTATTTCGTGTCGGCGTTAGGCTCCAAGGAAGTGGGTTCGATCCAGCCCAACGACCAGGTGAAGGGGAACCTGCGCGCCAATGTCACCTTCGTCCCCACCGACAAGTGGACGGTCGAAGTGCGCTCGGCGTACACCCGCAACGTCATCAACGAGTTGCAGGCCGGCAACAACTGGACGGCGTTGTTAGGCAACGCGATGAACGGCAACCCACGCACCGCGTCGGCTACGCGGCCCTACGGCGAGGCCTGGGTGCCGGTGAAGGACATCCAGTCGATGGAGACCAAGAGCGACGCCGACCGCTGGACCGGCGGCGTGACGCTCTCGTACGCCTTCAACCCGAACTTCACGCATCGCGTCATCCTTGGCACCGACGCCGTGAACGAGCAGAAGTCGCGCTTCTTCCCGTATGCCGGCCTCTTTGGCCCGGCCGGCGTGACCAACGGGCAGCGCAACATCGGGCTTCGCAACTATCGCACGACGACGGTCGACTACCTCGGGACGCTCAACTACAAGCTCCCGTTCAACGTTGAGTCGAACCTCTCGTTCGGCGGGCAGGGCTTCTGGGAGTCACAGCGGCTCAACATTGCCGTCGGCAACAACTTCCCGGGCCCGGGTGTCTCGACCGTGGCGGCTGCCGCGCTGACCTCCGGCGGGGAGGCGTTCACCGAGATAATCAACCTCGGCCTCCTGGCGCAGAACCGCTTTGCCTGGAACGATCGCCTCTTTGTCACGCTCGGCTTGCGCATGGACGGCAATTCGGCATTCGGCGCTGACTACGGCTTCCAGAAGTACCCCAAGGCCGACGTGTCGTACGATCTGTCCAAGCACGAGGGGTTGCTGCCGAACGTGTTCAGCGCGTTTCGCGTTCGCGGAGCCATCGGCAAGGCGGGGAAGATGCCTGGGCCGTTCGACTCGTTCCAGAGCTACGGGTCGCAGCCGGTCTATGAGAGCGTCCCCGGGATCGTGCCGCTCAATCCCGGCAACGTGAATCTCAGGCCTGAGCTCACGACCGAGCGCGAGTTCGGCTTCGAGCTGGGCCTGTGGCAGGATCGTGTGGGTATCGAGGCATCGCAGTACTACTCGAAGACCGAGGACGCCATCGTTCCGAAGTTTTTCGCCCCGTCGCAGGGCTTCAATCAGGCGCAGCGAGTGAACATCGGCGCCATGGAGAATCGCGGATGGGAGGCGTCGATCAAGTATCTCGTGATCAGTCGCGCGAAGTTCGACTGGACGACCGGTATCAACGCCGATGGCAACAAGAACAAGGTTCTCGACCTGGGCGGTGTCACTCTCGCCGGCAACGCGGTGCGCGTGGGCTACCCTGTACAGGGTGTGTGGGGCCAGAAGCCGAACGGCTATAGCGTGGTGACGACCGGCGCCAACTGCGGCGGGCTGGCGCCCGTGAATAGCTATGGCTGCCCGACGACGACGCGGACCACGGCGCAGGAGTACTTTGGCCCGCCGCTGCCGACGTTCAACGGCTCGTGGTCGAACACCATTCGCTATAAGTCGCTGTCGCTTTACGGCCTGCTTTCCATGGAGCGCGGCGCCTGGTTCAACAACGGCGACCGTCCGTATCGCATCCGTCAGGGTGGTTCCGACGAGTACCTCGGCGCGCTCGGCCCGAATGGCGAGCGGACGTTCAAGTCGGACTCGATCTTCCAGTGGTCGTCGATCCTCACGCACTTCGACAAGCGCGACAATGTCCGTATCCGCGAGTTGTCGCTCACGTGGCAGGTGCCGGAGCGCCTCAGCACGATGTTGAAGACGGGGCGCACCAGCGTCTCGCTCGCCGGGCAGAACCTGATGTGGTGGGACGACTGCAACTGCGTCGATCCCAACATGAACTGGGCCGGCGCCGATTCGTTCACGATCGGTTCAGGCTTCCTGGCGCAGCCGTCGCCCCGCCAGTACCGACTCCAGATTCGCACGAGGTTCTAA
- a CDS encoding OsmC family peroxiredoxin: MPTRHASATWEGGLRGGKGTFSGESGTIGGNYAFSTRFGDDKGSNPEELLAAAEAACYSMALSAQLEGRGTPATKVETSAACTVEKVGDAFTVTTMKLTVRATVPGISNDDFQSVAAATKDGCPISKAIKGNVAIHLDAQLA; the protein is encoded by the coding sequence ATGCCAACTCGTCATGCATCTGCGACCTGGGAAGGCGGCCTGCGCGGCGGCAAGGGCACCTTCTCCGGCGAATCGGGGACCATCGGCGGCAACTACGCCTTCAGCACGCGCTTCGGCGACGACAAGGGCTCCAACCCCGAGGAACTGCTCGCCGCAGCCGAGGCAGCCTGCTACAGCATGGCGCTGAGCGCGCAGCTCGAGGGGCGCGGCACCCCCGCCACCAAGGTGGAAACCAGCGCCGCCTGCACCGTGGAGAAGGTGGGCGATGCCTTCACCGTCACCACGATGAAGCTGACCGTGCGCGCCACCGTCCCGGGGATCTCCAACGACGACTTCCAGTCGGTGGCCGCTGCGACCAAGGACGGCTGTCCGATCTCCAAGGCCATCAAGGGGAACGTCGCGATCCACCTCGACGCCCAGCTCGCCTGA
- a CDS encoding TonB-dependent receptor — translation MRGYGFVAFACVAAIVVARGGGAQEAKRDSAAADARTRLGTVSVTAGRGTATVGSTAALVVPLDSLHLSASAPLDRALREIPFLLTRINSRGEAELSVRGSDSRQAAVLFDGLPLSIGWDHRSDASVFPTTGVGSVVVVRGLSSLLQGPNAIGGVIDLGLSSYRGAQTDAGQVGLRLGGDQVGARAVQGDVTRPLSFERGRLTLRAGGGYRDVPAMALSHGVSDQYTLDRDERANSDVRQRDGFVSARYQTVGGAWIGASYSGYSLERGVMPELHIAAPRFWRYPEQTRSLALVTMGTGRRHTAMGSGDAELVVGTNRSYTSIESFSTAAYDSIVGTETGDERTTTARLTADHSLGRGEVRTAVTLATVDYDEGLNGAVPNIYRQKLWSSALEVEQPLVGTLRLTGGVALDASTTPRTAGRESLGRLSEWGGRLGLSTLAFGDRWRLHASLNRRARFAALRELYSGALNRFQPNPTLRPEVLVGGEVGATLLASEWQLQGVVFRHGLSDAIVRTTLPNRRFYRVNRDEIRSTGLELLGGWSRRGLQLSADALVQRVRIADPAVSGTERKPENQPDLRLGTDLSFPVAGFRLSANVDHAGRQYCVNPDTGRNQAIARQTWTGAGIERGFAIARGGVFSRLTTSLAIDNLTDAPVFDQCGLPQAGRTIRFGVAVR, via the coding sequence ATGCGCGGGTATGGGTTCGTCGCGTTTGCGTGCGTCGCTGCAATTGTAGTCGCGCGCGGGGGCGGGGCGCAGGAGGCCAAGCGCGATAGCGCGGCCGCCGACGCCAGAACACGCTTGGGCACCGTGTCGGTGACGGCGGGGCGGGGGACGGCTACGGTCGGCAGCACTGCGGCACTCGTCGTCCCCCTCGACTCGCTGCACCTGTCGGCGTCGGCACCGCTCGACCGGGCGCTTCGGGAGATCCCGTTCCTCCTGACCCGGATCAATTCGCGCGGCGAGGCCGAGCTCTCGGTGCGCGGATCCGATTCGAGGCAGGCGGCGGTCCTGTTCGACGGGCTCCCGCTGAGCATCGGGTGGGACCATCGCTCCGATGCGTCGGTCTTTCCCACGACGGGCGTTGGCTCCGTCGTCGTGGTACGCGGGCTGAGCAGCCTGTTGCAGGGGCCCAATGCCATCGGCGGGGTCATCGACCTGGGACTTTCATCGTACCGGGGCGCGCAGACGGATGCGGGGCAGGTGGGACTGCGGCTGGGCGGCGATCAGGTGGGGGCGCGTGCCGTGCAGGGTGACGTCACCCGTCCGCTGTCGTTCGAGCGCGGGCGCCTGACGTTGCGGGCCGGTGGGGGCTATCGAGACGTTCCGGCCATGGCGCTCAGTCATGGGGTCTCCGACCAGTACACGCTGGACCGTGACGAGCGCGCGAACAGCGACGTGCGGCAGCGTGACGGCTTCGTCTCTGCGCGCTACCAGACGGTGGGCGGCGCGTGGATCGGCGCCAGCTACTCCGGCTACTCGCTCGAGCGCGGCGTGATGCCGGAGCTGCACATCGCCGCGCCCCGCTTCTGGCGTTACCCGGAGCAGACGCGATCGCTGGCCCTCGTCACGATGGGGACGGGGCGTCGCCATACGGCGATGGGATCGGGTGATGCCGAGTTGGTGGTGGGGACGAACCGATCGTACACGTCGATCGAGAGCTTCTCGACCGCGGCGTACGACTCGATCGTGGGGACCGAGACCGGCGACGAGCGGACGACCACGGCGCGCCTCACCGCCGATCATTCGCTGGGGCGAGGCGAAGTGCGCACCGCCGTGACGCTCGCCACCGTCGACTACGACGAGGGGTTGAACGGCGCCGTCCCCAACATCTACCGACAAAAGCTCTGGAGCAGCGCGCTCGAGGTGGAGCAGCCGCTGGTGGGGACGTTGCGCCTGACGGGGGGGGTGGCCCTCGACGCGAGCACCACCCCCAGGACTGCCGGGCGAGAATCGCTCGGGCGCCTGTCGGAGTGGGGAGGACGTCTCGGGCTCAGCACGCTCGCCTTTGGCGACCGCTGGCGGTTGCATGCGTCGCTCAACCGGCGGGCGCGCTTTGCCGCGCTGCGCGAGCTGTACTCGGGGGCGCTCAATCGCTTCCAGCCCAATCCCACGCTCCGTCCCGAGGTGCTCGTGGGAGGCGAGGTGGGTGCGACGCTCCTGGCGAGTGAATGGCAGCTGCAAGGGGTGGTCTTCCGACACGGGCTGTCCGATGCCATCGTCCGCACCACGCTCCCCAACCGCCGCTTCTATCGGGTGAACCGTGACGAGATCCGCAGCACCGGGCTGGAGCTCCTGGGCGGTTGGTCGCGTCGCGGTCTGCAGCTGTCGGCCGATGCGCTCGTGCAGCGCGTGCGCATCGCCGACCCGGCCGTGAGCGGCACGGAGCGAAAGCCGGAGAATCAGCCCGACTTGCGACTGGGCACTGATCTCTCCTTTCCGGTCGCCGGCTTTCGGCTCTCGGCCAACGTCGACCACGCCGGGCGGCAATACTGCGTGAACCCTGACACGGGGCGAAATCAGGCGATCGCGCGCCAGACCTGGACGGGGGCGGGGATCGAGCGCGGCTTCGCGATTGCGCGCGGCGGCGTCTTCTCGCGCCTCACCACATCGCTCGCGATCGACAACCTCACCGACGCGCCGGTCTTCGATCAGTGTGGCTTGCCTCAGGCTGGTCGGACGATTCGATTCGGCGTCGCCGTGCGCTGA